The Leptospiraceae bacterium DNA segment AGCCACAAGGGCCGCATCAGCTTGTTTAAATTTTAAAGCCATCAGTGCATCCATATCCTTGGGGACAGTCAATATTTTCCAATTTTTTTCTCCACCGGTAAGTTCTTTTGTAACATCCTTAGGTAATGCAGAGGCCACAACTTTTTTATCCAGGTCGTCTATTGATTTAATTTCTGGATTCATAGTAATTATTTTTTTAAAATAAAAATGATTTTCCTTAGATAAAAAAATAAAGTAGGGTTTCAATACTAGACTCGTTTTTTGTCTCGTATAATACAAAGATTGCACAATCATAAATTGCGGTTTTAAGCGCTCCATTTCAGTCAATAAAATTTGTTCACTTGCAATAACCCAAAAATTAATTTCAGGAGAAATGGATTGAAAGTATTTATTTCCTTCTGATTGCAAACTTGTAATATTTCTCAAATTTCCATCTGGATCAAAATAAATGATATTAAACTCTTCCGCATACATGGGAAAACTTAATACTAGAGTAAGGAAAATGATTTTCAAAAGCTTTTTCAATTTTTTTCTTTTCTTATGATTTTATTATCAATAAAAATAAATTTAAAGGCTTAACGCAAGGAAAAAATCCTTGTCATTAAATATTGTATCATCATCCTAGAAAAAGTCCTAATAATACAAGTATGAAACCAATCCCTTGGATATCTTCCCTTTTCAGAGAAAGCAAGAGCATAAAGAGCAAACTAACTCTAACTATTTCTTTTATCGTAATTTTACTGCTCACTATATCCAGCGTTTTCTTTACAATCATGCTTCTTTCTCAACTCAAACGATCCCTTGTTAAGAGAGGGGTAATGATAACTAGAAGTATGGCATTAGTTTCTGAAAACTTAATTGCTAGTTTTAATTTTTCGGAAGTAGAGAGAGGAGCCGCCGAATTAGTCGAAAATGATATCGAAATAGTTTACGTAATCCTTGAAAGTGAAGATGGTACGGCCATCGTTAGCAGAGATAAATCCTCTAAAGAAAAAAATATCAATTCCATAAAAGATCGAGTCATCTCCGAATTATTCATAGAACAAGACGGAAGTAACGCAAAAAACATGGAAATCAAAATGGTTGAGCACAATGGAATGGAGTGCATTGATGTAATGTCACATGTAAAAGCTGGAGATCAAATCATTGCAAAACTTAGAATTGGTCTTACTACAGAATACCTAAATTTATCTCTTTATAAAAGTGTATTTATATCAGTATTAATGATTGCAGCTTTTAGTTTATTGGGGGTATTCATAAGTATCCGCTTTTCTCTCCATTTTTCGACTCCTATTTTAAACTTAAAAAATGCGACAGAGGAAATGCAAAATAAAAACTTTGATTATAAAATTGAAGTTCTATCAAACGATGAAATTGGTCTTTTGGCTAACGCATTTGATGAAATGAGAGTTAGCATTAAAACTTATAGTACATCTTTAACAGAGTTAAACCAAAACCTCGAAAAAAAAGTAGAAGAACGGACAAGAGAACTACAAAATGTTTTACATGAGGTAAACGTATTACATGAACAGAAAAAAGGCGACTATTATCTAACTGCTAATTTATTGCAACCACTCATAGGAAATTTCATTACAAATGAGAATGTAAATATTAGTTATTTCCTAAATCAAAAAATGAAATTCGAATTCAGAAAATCTTCATCCGAAATTGGGGGAGACTTTATATTATGCGATACGTTACGATTAGCAGATAAAGATTTTTTATTTTTTTGTAATGCAGACGCCATGGGCAAATCAATGCAAGGAGCCGGCGGAGCTTTAATTTTTGGCTCTGTCATTCGTGCTATTTTAAACAGAACTCAATATTCAGGAAATCTATTACATGTAAATAGACCAGAAGAATGGTTAGAAGATTGTTATGTTGAACTAGTAAAAGTTTTTTATTCTATGCAAGGAACAATGAGTGTTTCTTGTATTTTGGCATTGATGGATGACTTAACTGGCCGAATTTATTCATTAAATGCAGGCCATCCACCTATAGTTCTTTACCGCGACGAAAAAGCAAATTTTTTAGAGAAGGGAGAACCGAATCAAAAAATAGGTGAAAGTTTTAATTATGAAAAAATTCATAATAATAATCTGAAGATTGAAAAGAATAAATTATTTAAAGGTGATATACTTATATTTGGCTCAGATGGTAAAGATGATATTTTAATCATAAACAGCGAAACCAAAATGAAGGAAATTAACTCCGATGATCACCTATTTCTAGAATGTATTGAAGAAACAAAAGGTGACATCCAAAAAGTATTAACAGCAATAGAAAAAAGAGGGTCCCTCATGGATGACTTTTCACTTCTCAGTATTGAATTAAAGAACATCCCAGAATAATCTGAGGCTTGTGGGGCTGTGTAAAACCATTGCCATGCTTCAGATCAGGCTCAGCATAAACGCTGGCACCGAGACGCAGAGAAATGCGGTTTCGTGGCATTTAACTCAATATCATTTCCTAAGGGTTATGACATAATGCTTAAAAATTTTAGCTTTTACACAGTCACATTAATTTAAATAAACGTTAGTAATCTTATTCTGGAGTAATTTTATCAAAATGTTTATAATTATAAGTGAAGGATTTTCTAAACTCATCCGGAGTGATTCCTTTTTCTCGTAATTCTCTTTGGAACATTTCTCGTTTAGAAATATAACCATCGTGTAGCGGTATTTCAATCTTAGCCACTGTTTCATTGTATTTTTCACTCGAATAAAGGCTAAAACTATGTTTATTAATACCCGACTGATCAAGTAAAATACCAACCATAGTAATTCCCATTCCTGCCCCTTCTGTGCTATCACCATATTCCATAAAAAAATCAATCAAACTAGAAAAACTAGTCGCTTTTTGAAATTTATCACGGATACGAGATTCCTCAATTGGAAGTAAGGGAAAGTTATTTTTTACTTTGATGTTTAATACGTCTTTCGTAAAATAAAATGTTGCGGTTACAGGCAAATCATACTTTTTAAATAGTGGTCGATAAGTACTAATTTTATCTTCAGTTAAATGACCTTTAAAATCGTTGATACCTTTTTCGTAATCTTCAGGATTATTAATATCTAAACCTAATTCCTTAAACAGAACTCTTTTTAAATTTGCCTTGGTAGCGTTGATAACCAATTCCTTTGCAGAAGAATAGGAAATTTCCATCAAATCAATTCTATTGAATTTTTCTAAGATCGTAGAAGAAATTATTTTTAGAATATTTTCTCCGTAATCACTTAAAAGGTATGTTTTCATACTTAATATATTATTATTGTTAACTGCTTCTTGAACGATTTCTTTGATTTCTGTTTCTGTTTTTTTCAAAGCAAAATACCAGCTTGTATAGATTTTTGAATAGATGCAGAGATAATATTTAGGTCTTTTTTGGAGTCAAGTAATTATTTTATTCATAAATCAAACGAACAAAACAGTAATTTTTGAATTTTTAAAGGAGGGTTTCTCCCTTGTTTGGGAATTTATAATTTACAAATTTTCGAAGCCATATCGAATACTGAATCCCTAAAGCCAATTTCCCTATCGAAAAATATGGTCAGAATAGAGAAATCTACCAATATTAATTCCCTAATTGATGAGACAGATAAAATAAAAGTCCTAATCTGAAATAATAATTACAAATTTTCAATTCTAGGTATACGTTCGGTAAAACCATATCCTTCCCCACAAATATACCAATTGCCAGAAGTAAATACCCATTCGTTTTGGAAAGAGCCTTGCTATCGCTATTTTTGCCAATCGGGAATACCGATCATTTTTAAAATGAAAACACTTTGTCTCAAAACGCCTAGTGCGAATGGTAAAGTCGCATTAGTTTCATAACGTTTTCACTTCTGAAGGTTCAAGATATTCGTCCATTATACCGGTCTTTTAATTAATTCCATGAAAAAATGTTGAATTTTTTTCATGTAAACTTTGTACCAAGGATCCTTTACTTGTTCAGGAGGTAATTGACTGAGTATCTTTTGTGTTTCTGTGTCTGTCATTCTAGAATGAGAAACTTTATCAACTAACTGAAATATTTCTGGATGTTCCTTTAGTAATGGTTCAAAATCCTCGCGGGTAATTTCAATTAACCTAGTTGCCGTTAGTGCAATAATATCCGCCGTTCGAATAGCACCTGTAAGAAGTGCCATTTCTCCAAAAAAGTTGCCTGCTCCGAGTGAGGCAACTTCTAATACTTTGCCATTTTCTAATTTTGCTTGAACACTCACAACACCTTCGGCAATAATAAACATAGATTGGTTTGTATCACCTGTATGTACAACCGCTTCTCCAGGTTTAAAGTAGTGAGAAGTAGAATGGGCGCTGAGGTATTTTTTTTTCTTTCTCCGTAAATGTAGAAAATATATCTAGTTCTTTTAATACAGTGAGCGGTGACTGTGCCTTTTCCCCTCTTGGTTTTACACCTCTGAACATATGGATTTCATGGCGTTGCGTCGCAGGATGGATTCCCGCACGATAAAGATGTGTCCAAATACTTGTAAACACTGCTTTTCGAACGGCATTTTTTCTGCCATAGTCTTTCCAACAATAACCTATAATGTAATCCGCTGACCATTCCGTAAATTCGTTTAACCTTGTGTAAGGCGCTGGAGTTTTTAAAACTCCTTCTGCAGACAATAGTGCATCGAGTAAGATTTTCTGAACACGTTTCGTATTTTCATTTGGATCAATATGAATCGTAAACCAAAACTCGGTGATGTCTTCTTTGGATCCGAAATTTTGTATGGGTGACTCTGATGCTTTACTATTTGGAATACTTAATATGATCATATTTCGAGTTTGGATACGAGTTGTTCTCCAAGTAATATCGATTACCTTACCTTCGTCTAGAGTTCCAATTTTTACCCAATCCCCTACTTTAAATGGACGCTCTAAGTTAATGGCGATTCCCGAAAATACGTTAGATATATTAACTTGAATTGCAAGACCAATAATCATTGCAACAACCCCAGATGTCGCCAAAAGAGAAGTAATCTTTTGATCAAAAACAAATGCTACAATTCCAAAGAATGTAAGTATATAAATAAAAACGCCCAAAAACAATCGGACGACAGTTGGAATTTTATTTCCAGTTTTTATCTCGAGAGGATCCCAGATGAATCGTTCAATGGCTTGATTAAAGCGCATAGCTGGTATTACCCACCAAAGTAAATCAAAAGAAAGTGTGACCATTTTTATAGAATACGTATTCAAATCATCTAAAAGATAATCTACCGATTCAATCTCACATGCAATCAAAAATAGGAAAATAAATAAGGTTGTTGCGACCCAACTTAGATTTGAATACTTTTGAAACATTTTGAGTCTTCCGGTAACTCCAATACCTACGATCACTAACACACTGAACCAAAGATAAAACCCAGCGTGACTACCCGGTATTAACCCACGTATAGTAAATTCATTTTTACGAATTCTAACACCGAGATTAAAACGCGAATACTCTGCCTTTGCGTCTCTGGAATTTAAATATTTAGGTGCACCTAATGAAGCTCGGGAAAGTGTATCTTGAAACGACCAAAAATTTGCAATAGACCAACCGGTAACAGGGCTCAAAATATTTTGGTATTTTCGTTTATTCATCTCTACTTTTTTAGCATTCATACCCATTCCAATCACGTCAATTACATAGATCAGATTGTTTCGAGTTAAGTATTTATGTTTAAAGTTTACGCCTAACGCATGATAACCTAACTCATACCGAACAGGAAGAGTATCTGCTTTAAAGTTTCCTTTTACATGATAAACACGATAACTCATTTGTTCATTTATATCTTGGTCAATTGGTTCACCTAAAGTAATAGGTTCCATATTATTTAAAAATTCTATTTCTTCTGGTTTGATATCACCCTTAAATCGAAACCAAATATAAAAATCTAAAGCATACGTGAGAGTCGATGTATCTAACTTAGTAATTTCATTAAGCTCTATACCAGTATAAACCACGTTTGTTCTGTAGAGGTAATTATTATCAATTTTAATAATTTTTTCTTCTTTAAGAGAATTTTCTATGTTTGTAATTTCTTTTAAATTTTTAACAGCTTGTAATTG contains these protein-coding regions:
- a CDS encoding transporter substrate-binding domain-containing protein, producing the protein MKIIFLTLVLSFPMYAEEFNIIYFDPDGNLRNITSLQSEGNKYFQSISPEINFWVIASEQILLTEMERLKPQFMIVQSLYYTRQKTSLVLKPYFIFLSKENHFYFKKIITMNPEIKSIDDLDKKVVASALPKDVTKELTGGEKNWKILTVPKDMDALMALKFKQADAALVAENSIESFKKIDPTDSQNINAVFTTKSIYLPIGVSTKFTTNKDLLNKLTESMKKIKSDANGSSFIHIMNFDDISDNKKTLGGLP
- a CDS encoding SpoIIE family protein phosphatase yields the protein MITRSMALVSENLIASFNFSEVERGAAELVENDIEIVYVILESEDGTAIVSRDKSSKEKNINSIKDRVISELFIEQDGSNAKNMEIKMVEHNGMECIDVMSHVKAGDQIIAKLRIGLTTEYLNLSLYKSVFISVLMIAAFSLLGVFISIRFSLHFSTPILNLKNATEEMQNKNFDYKIEVLSNDEIGLLANAFDEMRVSIKTYSTSLTELNQNLEKKVEERTRELQNVLHEVNVLHEQKKGDYYLTANLLQPLIGNFITNENVNISYFLNQKMKFEFRKSSSEIGGDFILCDTLRLADKDFLFFCNADAMGKSMQGAGGALIFGSVIRAILNRTQYSGNLLHVNRPEEWLEDCYVELVKVFYSMQGTMSVSCILALMDDLTGRIYSLNAGHPPIVLYRDEKANFLEKGEPNQKIGESFNYEKIHNNNLKIEKNKLFKGDILIFGSDGKDDILIINSETKMKEINSDDHLFLECIEETKGDIQKVLTAIEKRGSLMDDFSLLSIELKNIPE
- a CDS encoding cyclic nucleotide-binding domain-containing protein; the protein is MYFLHLRRKKKKYLSAHSTSHYFKPGEAVVHTGDTNQSMFIIAEGVVSVQAKLENGKVLEVASLGAGNFFGEMALLTGAIRTADIIALTATRLIEITREDFEPLLKEHPEIFQLVDKVSHSRMTDTETQKILSQLPPEQVKDPWYKVYMKKIQHFFMELIKRPV
- a CDS encoding ABC transporter substrate-binding protein, which codes for MLYKFRKQIISILIAIPLIWGIYLLVKPDTDIHIALVGPMSGKDSANGKSYLEGVKLYVDSINEKGGVDGRKVIIDVYDDENDKDKAKLRAEEIVKKNTAIAVIGHNSSSCSIAAGPLYKENGIPAISPASTNPKVTLDNEWYFRNIFNDNAQGRFLANYTKKVLKEPTYAILHDDKDYGSNLAKVFEETLVAQNTFPKYKWKIKTNNGEDPEKEIIAVVENLKSNGYQGLIFLATSPKDGARFIEKFKDAGLTNQILAPDSFASNIFKESFSKLKKEIQTPGYYSNELMVTSPLIFDNANEKAQNFKDKYKSIFKMEPDWRAAYAHDSILVLMDVIHKTDIKGGKENLKEDRAKIKEHLSHMTNIDEAVEGVTGYNFYDENRDSPKPISIGSYKNNDVISSLIQLQAVKNLKEITNIENSLKEEKIIKIDNNYLYRTNVVYTGIELNEITKLDTSTLTYALDFYIWFRFKGDIKPEEIEFLNNMEPITLGEPIDQDINEQMSYRVYHVKGNFKADTLPVRYELGYHALGVNFKHKYLTRNNLIYVIDVIGMGMNAKKVEMNKRKYQNILSPVTGWSIANFWSFQDTLSRASLGAPKYLNSRDAKAEYSRFNLGVRIRKNEFTIRGLIPGSHAGFYLWFSVLVIVGIGVTGRLKMFQKYSNLSWVATTLFIFLFLIACEIESVDYLLDDLNTYSIKMVTLSFDLLWWVIPAMRFNQAIERFIWDPLEIKTGNKIPTVVRLFLGVFIYILTFFGIVAFVFDQKITSLLATSGVVAMIIGLAIQVNISNVFSGIAINLERPFKVGDWVKIGTLDEGKVIDITWRTTRIQTRNMIILSIPNSKASESPIQNFGSKEDITEFWFTIHIDPNENTKRVQKILLDALLSAEGVLKTPAPYTRLNEFTEWSADYIIGYCWKDYGRKNAVRKAVFTSIWTHLYRAGIHPATQRHEIHMFRGVKPRGEKAQSPLTVLKELDIFSTFTEKEKKIPQRPFYFSLL